The following are encoded in a window of Arthrobacter sp. OAP107 genomic DNA:
- a CDS encoding MFS transporter has protein sequence MATTSSAPPTTATYPTKPRTAVVAGVIALVLIGLNLRAGITGASALLHDLQQVLGYGPLVASLIPSIPTLCFAVAGAATSWLTGKLGVEKAILLSLGMLAGGLLVRGIPTTGMLVVGTVVGMSGLAVCNVSMPSFIREHFAARTSLMTAVYTVTMTSGATVMAVVVVPLSQLLGSPSAGLGTIGILALSAFLGFLPVTLHAHRNTVRKTAGHVSPWPLLRTKTGLLLTGIFTLQALLAYALLSWFPYMLTTMGLSPADSALMFGVMQLVSVPAGMTLIAIGSRPRMLRPAVYLATVTMTAGIAALLVLPVSLAVVPAVLLGFGLGIFPLVMVIISRSGRNTAETTALSTLAQSTGYLLATAGPFGMGLLHSATGSWTLPIALLLVIALVQIVVAHLLSSGRAAGVSATGTGSAAGMKE, from the coding sequence ATGGCGACCACTTCTTCAGCACCCCCGACAACAGCCACGTACCCGACCAAGCCGCGAACCGCCGTCGTCGCCGGCGTCATAGCCCTGGTCCTCATCGGCCTGAACCTGCGCGCCGGCATCACCGGCGCCTCGGCCCTGCTGCACGATTTGCAGCAGGTTCTGGGTTACGGGCCGCTGGTCGCTTCACTCATCCCCTCCATTCCCACGCTGTGCTTCGCCGTGGCGGGGGCGGCAACGTCCTGGCTGACCGGGAAGCTCGGCGTCGAGAAGGCCATCCTGCTCTCGCTCGGCATGCTGGCGGGCGGGCTGCTGGTCCGGGGCATTCCCACCACCGGCATGCTGGTGGTGGGCACGGTGGTTGGGATGTCCGGCCTGGCCGTCTGCAACGTGTCCATGCCGTCCTTCATCCGGGAGCACTTTGCCGCGCGCACCTCGCTCATGACGGCCGTCTACACGGTAACCATGACCAGCGGCGCCACGGTCATGGCTGTGGTGGTGGTCCCGCTGTCGCAGTTGCTGGGGTCGCCGTCGGCCGGGCTGGGCACCATAGGGATCCTCGCCCTGTCTGCTTTCCTGGGCTTCCTGCCCGTGACGCTGCACGCCCACCGCAACACCGTGCGGAAGACGGCCGGACACGTGTCCCCGTGGCCGCTGCTGCGCACCAAGACAGGGCTGCTGCTCACGGGCATCTTCACCCTGCAGGCACTGCTCGCCTATGCGCTGCTCAGCTGGTTCCCTTACATGCTCACCACCATGGGGCTCAGCCCCGCGGACAGCGCCCTCATGTTCGGCGTCATGCAGCTGGTCTCCGTCCCTGCCGGCATGACGCTGATCGCCATCGGCTCCCGCCCGCGGATGCTGCGTCCCGCCGTCTACCTGGCCACTGTGACCATGACGGCAGGCATTGCCGCGCTTCTTGTCCTTCCCGTTTCACTGGCCGTTGTCCCGGCCGTGCTGCTGGGCTTCGGCCTGGGCATCTTCCCCCTGGTGATGGTGATCATCAGCCGCAGCGGCCGGAACACTGCAGAGACCACGGCCCTGTCCACGCTCGCGCAGTCCACCGGCTACCTCCTCGCCACCGCGGGGCCGTTCGGCATGGGCCTGCTGCACAGCGCGACGGGCAGCTGGACCCTGCCGATCG